The following coding sequences lie in one Lolium perenne isolate Kyuss_39 chromosome 2, Kyuss_2.0, whole genome shotgun sequence genomic window:
- the LOC139835847 gene encoding alpha-amylase/subtilisin inhibitor-like, whose translation MEHPALLFILPLLGLAMASQLTAPCDAAQVQAQAQPIYDTDGHEVTKENFYSILPADPSMSGLCIYSVRLTPEDCRLFANIERCRPPRGDPVKVTPAEASGGSVPRLSSDVLLSFNNDTWSLCMMSPQWHVVDYFSTRQTHVITGHTLGAPVPEKTERTESFRFRVERHGNGYKLTSCVRKLCRDLVLFDYDGYRLLTVEKDSRQPFVVVFKKCPWPCHTY comes from the coding sequence ATGGAGCACCCTGCTCTCCTGTTCATCCTCCCGCTCTTGGGCTTGGCCATGGCCTCCCAGCTGACCGCCCCTTGCGACGCCGCCCAGGTTCAGGCGCAGGCGCAGCCGATTTACGACACGGATGGGCACGAGGTGACCAAGGAAAACTTTTACTCCATCCTGCCGGCCGATCCCAGCATGAGCGGCCTATGCATCTACAGCGTCCGTCTGACGCCGGAAGACTGCCGTCTATTTGCGAACATAGAGCGGTGCCGGCCCCCAAGGGGCGACCCCGTGAAGGTCACGCCGGCGGAGGCGAGCGGCGGCTCCGTGCCCCGCCTGTCGAGCGACGTCCTGCTCTCCTTCAACAACGACACCTGGAGCTTGTGCATGATGAGTCCCCAGTGGCACGTCGTAGATTACTTCAGCACGAGGCAGACGCACGTCATCACTGGCCACACCCTTGGGGCGCCGGTGCCGGAGAAGAcggaaaggacagaaagtttccgGTTCCGTGTAGAGAGGCACGGCAACGGGTACAAGCTAACGTCGTGCGTCAGGAAACTGTGTCGTGATCTGGTCTTGTTCGACTACGATGGATATAGGCTGCTGACCGTGGAGAAAGATTCGCGCCAGCCTTTCGTGGTCGTTTTCAAGAAGTGCCCTTGGCCGTGCCATACCTATTAA
- the LOC127336118 gene encoding LOW QUALITY PROTEIN: G-type lectin S-receptor-like serine/threonine-protein kinase B120 (The sequence of the model RefSeq protein was modified relative to this genomic sequence to represent the inferred CDS: deleted 2 bases in 1 codon), with protein MAMRYIPIFILLFLSSSCKSDDAHNLTHTKPLTHGDVLISNGGDFALGFFSPASSNASLYLGIWYNNIPGPRTIVWVANRDNPITNTSSPMLAITNSSDLVLSDSQGGTPWAVKNTITSAGATAVLLEEGNLVLQSPNGTITWQSFDHPTDTVLPNMRFLLSYKAHVGMRLVAWKGPDDPSSGDFSCSVDPSSPDLQFFTWNKTEPYCRLSVWNGKSVAGGTYLTNTSSILYETAVASGDEYYLTYTISDNSTLMRMMLDYTGKLKYLSWSSHTSSWALFAEHPSAPCELYASCGPFSYCDFTQITPACQCLDEFEPVDKINFSKGCQRKQELKCGKQSHFVPLSGMKVPDKFLHIRNRSLDECAAECSGNCSCKAYAYSDMSSAGAIADPSRCLVWSGDLIDAGKSTSGENLYLRLADSSVNKKSSSLQIILPIVALLVLLTCIALVGVCKYRGKWRKKENQKKLMLGYFSTSKELKGENTEFPSVSFQDILSATNIFADSNLVGRGGFGKVYKGTFEGGNEVAIKRLSQNSGQGTVEFRNEVVLIAKLQHRNLVRLLGCCIHGDEKLLIYEYLPNKSLDSYLFDGVRKHVLDWLTRFKIIKGIARGILYLHQDSRLTIIHRDLKASNILLDKEMTPKISDFGMARIFGANQNQANTNRVVGTYGYMSPEYAMRGAFSVKSDTYSFGVLLLEIISGLKISSPQLLANFSSLITYAWRLWEDEKATELVDCSVVASCPLHEVLRCIHVGLLCVQDHPNDRPLMSSVMNMIENENALLPTPKQPIYFAESNYEGAEARESMENSVNEMSITTLEGR; from the exons ATGGCTATGCGCTACATTCCCATCTTCATCCTCCTTTTCTTGAGTTCATCCTGCAAATCTGATGAT GCTCACAATCTCACACACACAAAGCCACTCACCCACGGCGACGTGCTCATCTCCAACGGCGGGGACTTTGCTCTCGGCTTCTTCTCCCCGGCCAGCTCCAACGCCAGCCTGTACCTTGGGATATGGTACAACAACATCCCCGGACCACGCACCATAGTGTGGGTTGCTAACCGAGACAACCCAATCACCAATACTTCATCCCCGATGCTCGCTATCACCAACAGTTCAGACCTGGTGTTGTCGGACTCTCAAGGAGGCACTCCCTGGGCGGTGAAGAACACAATCACCAGCGCTGGAGCTACAGCAGTGCTGCTCGAGGAGGGGAACTTGGTCCTCCAATCACCAAATGGTACGATCACTTGGCAGAGTTTTGATCATCCAACCGACACAGTTCTTCCAAACATGAGATTTTTGTTGAGCTATAAGGCACATGTCGGCATgcggcttgttgcttggaagggcCCTGATGATCCATCTTCTGGGGACTTCTCATGCAGCGTTGACCCTAGCTCTCCAGACCttcaattcttcacttggaacaaGACAGAGCCATATTGCCGCCTTAGTGTGTGGAATGGTAAGTCTGTGGCCGGTGGCACATATCTAACTAACACCAGCTCCATCTTGTATGAAACGGCCGTTGCCTCTGGAGACGAGTACTACCTCACTTACACAATCTCTGACAACTCAACGCTCATGCGTATGATGCTTGACTACACAGGCAAGTTGAAGTATCTAAGTTGGAGTAGTCACACATCATCATGGGCACTCTTCGCAGAACACCCCTCTGCTCCATGCGAACTCTATGCCTCGTGTGGTCCATTCAGTTATTGCGACTTCACTCAGATTACCCCGGCCTGCCAATGCCTTGATGAATTTGAACCTGTCGACAAGATTAATTTTTCTAAAGGATGTCAGCGAAAGCAAGAACTGAAATGCGGCAAGCAAAGTCATTTCGTTCCCTTGTCTGGAATGAAGGTTCCAGACAAGTTCTTGCATATAAGGAACAGGAGCTTGGATGAATGTGCGGCTGAGTGCAGTGGCAACTGCTCGTGCAAGGCTTACGCTTACAGTGACATGAGCAGTGCCGGTGCAATAGCTGACCCTTCGAGGTGCTTGGTTTGGTCAGGGGATCTTATTGATGCTGGGAAGTCAACCTCTGGAGAGAATCTGTACCTCCGCCTTGCCGATTCTTCGG TTAATAAGAAAAGCAGTTCACTACAGATTATACTCCCGATTGTGGCATTGTTGGTGCTACTGACATGCATAGCCCTCGTGGGGGTGTGCAAATACAGAG GTaaatggagaaagaaagaaaaccaGAAGAAACTGATGTTAGGATACTTTAGCACATCCAAAGAACTCAAGGGTGAAAATACAGAATTTCCATCCGTTAGCTTTCAGGACATCCTTTCAGCAACAAATATTTTTGCTGATTCCAACTTGGTTGGGCGGGGAGGATTTGGCAAAGTTTACAAG GGAACATTCGAAGGTGGAAATGAGGTTGCTATCAAAAGGCTTAGCCAGAATTCTGGACAAGGTACAGTAGAGTTCAGGAATGAAGTAGTTTTAATTGCCAAACTGCAGCACAGAAACCTAGTGAGACTTCTTGGTTGCTGTATTCATGGGGATGAGAAGTTACTGATCTACGAATACCTACCTAACAAAAGCTTGGATTCCTACCTTTTCG ATGGTGTACGGAAACATGTGCTTGATTGGTTGACACGATTCAAAATAATTAAAGGAATAGCAAGAGGCATTCTTTATCTCCATCAAGATTCAAGATTAACAATAATTCACAGAGATCTCAAAGCAAGCAACATCTTGTTGGACAAAGAAATGACTCCCAAAATTTCAGATTTTGGTATGGCAAGAATATTTGGTGCTAACCAGAACCAAGCAAATACTAACCGGGTCGTTGGGACATA TGGTTATATGTCGCCTGAATATGCGATGCGAGGTGCCTTTTCTGTAAAATCAGACACTTATAGCTTCGGTGTCCTTCTCCTGGAGATCATCAGTGGCTTGAAGATCAGCTCACCTCAGCTCCTAGCCAACTTTTCTAGCCTGATCACCTAT gcgtggagattatgGGAAGATGAAAAGGCAACTGAACTGGTGGACTGTTCAGTTGTTGCAAGCTGCCCACTTCATGAAGTTCTACGGTGCATTCATGTGGGACTCTTGTGTGTTCAAGATCATCCCAATGATAGGCCACTAATGTCATCGGTTATGAATATGATCGAGAATGAAAACGCACTTCTTCCGACTCCAAAACAACCTATATATTTTGCTGAAAGTAACTATGAAGGTGCAGAAGCAAGAGAGAGCATGGAGAACTCCGTGAATGAAATGAGTATCACCACACTTGAGGGCCGTTAG
- the LOC127336117 gene encoding receptor-like serine/threonine-protein kinase SD1-7 isoform X2, whose translation MPPTLLYPSRKTKKTALIPVFISIFLFLSSFCKPDDQLTHAKPLTRGDILISKGGDFALGFFSPSSSNNSFYLGIWYHNLTGPRTVVWTANRDNPITTPSSPILTITNSFDLVLSDSEGRNIWMTTRNITAGSVGGGDGAGAYAVLLNSGNFVLRSPNGVDIWQSFDHPTDTLLPTMRFLVSYKAKVVGRLVAWKGQDDPSSGDFSCSGDPSSPTLQSLILHGTVPYYRSNVLNGVSVSGGTYLSNVSSIVYEMAINVGDEFYYMFTVSDGLPATRLMLDYTGTLRSLSWNYQLSSWKVISESPKASCDIYGWCGSFSYCDLTDTVPTCKCLDGFEPDNLNFSSCRRTQELKCGKQSKFVTLPGMKVPDKFLHIKNRSFDECMAECNRNCSCTAYAYANLSSAGAEADPTRCLIWIGNLIDTGKSVNYGENLYLRLAESTVNKKSSSLKIVISIIAFLLLPTCIALVWTYKYRGGKWKKKESQKKLMRRYFSTSNEFEAENAEFSFVSYEDILSATKHFADSNLLGWGGFGKVYKGTLEGRYDVAVKRLSKGSGQGTTEFKNEVVLIAKLQHKNLVRLLGCCIREDEKLLVYEYLPNKSLDAFLFDDARKHTLNWPTRFKIIKGIARGLLYLHQDSRLTIIHRDLKASNILLDAEMTPKISDFGMARIFGANQNHANTKRIVGT comes from the exons ATGCCACCCACTTTGCTATATCCTAGCAGGAAAACGAAGAAAACGGCCTTAATTCCTGTTTTCATTTCCATCTTCCTGTTTCTGAGTTCATTCTGCAAACCTGATGACCAGCTCACACATGCAAAGCCACTCACCCGAGGCGACATACTCATCTCCAAAGGTGGGGACTTTGCTCTCGGCTTCTTTTCCCCCAGCAGCTCCAACAACAGCTTTTACCTTGGGATATGGTACCACAACCTCACCGGACCACGCACCGTCGTGTGGACCGCCAACCGAGACAACCCAATCACCACACCCTCATCTCCGATTCTCACCATTACAAATAGTTTTGACCTGGTGTTGTCAGACTCTGAAGGCCGCAATATTTGGATGACAACAAGGAATATCACTGCTGGTTCGgttggaggtggagatggagctgGAGCTTACGCAGTGCTACTCAACTCAGGGAACTTTGTTCTCCGGTCGCCGAATGGCGTGGACATATGGCAGAGCTTTGATCACCCAACTGACACACTACTTCCAACCATGAGATTTTTGGTGAGCTACAAGGCAAAAGTCGTTGGGCGCCTTGTTGCTTGGAAGGGCCAGGATGACCCGTCCTCTGGAGACTTCTCATGCAGCGGCGACCCTAGCTCACCGACCCTTCAGAGTTTGATTTTGCATGGCACCGTGCCATATTACCGCAGCAACGTCTTGAACGGGGTGTCGGTGTCCGGTGGCACATATCTAAGCAATGTCAGCTCCATTGTGTATGAAATGGCCATCAACGTCGGGGATGAATTCTACTACATGTTCACTGTCTCTGATGGCTTACCGGCTACGCGTTTGATGCTTGACTACACGGGCACACTGAGGTCTCTAAGCTGGAACTACCAATTATCGTCATGGAAAGTCATTTCTGAGAGTCCCAAAGCTTCTTGCGACATCTATGGCTGGTGTGGTTCGTTCAGCTACTGCGACCTCACTGATACCGTCCCAACATGCAAGTGCCTCGATGGATTTGAGCCTGACAATCTTAACTTTTCAAGTTGTCGGAGAACACAAGAACTGAAATGCGGTAAGCAAAGTAAGTTTGTGACCTTGCCTGGCATGAAGGTCCCTGATAAGTTCTTGCATATAAAGAACAGAAGTTTCGATGAGTGCATGGCCGAATGTAACAGAAACTGCTCATGTACGGCATATGCTTACGCCAACTTGAGCAGTGCCGGTGCAGAAGCTGACCCAACAAGATGCTTGATTTGGATAGGGAATCTGATCGACACGGGGAAGTCCGTTAACTATGGCGAGAACCTATACCTTCGCCTTGCAGAGTCTACTG TTAACAAGAAGAGCAGTTCACTAAAGATTGTGATCTCGATTATAGCATTCCTGCTGCTACCGACATGCATAGCCCTTGTCTGGACCTACAAGTACAGAG GCGGCAAATGGAAAAAGAAGGAAAGCCAGAAGAAACTAATGCGTCGATACTTTAGTACATCCAACGAATTTGAAGCTGAAAATGCAGAATTTTCATTTGTTAGCTATGAAGACATACTTTCAGCAACAAAACATTTCGCTGATTCCAACTTGCTTGGATGGGGAGGTTTTGGCAAAGTTTATAAG GGCACATTGGAAGGTCGATATGATGTTGCAGTCAAAAGGCTCAGTAAGGGTTCTGGACAAGGTACAACGGAGTTCAAAAATGAAGTAGTTCTAATTGCCAAGTTGCAGCACAAGAACCTTGTCAGACTTCTTGGTTGTTGCATTCGGGAAGATGAGAAGTTACTTGTCTACGAATACTTACCTAACAAAAGTTTGGATGCCTTTCTGTTTG ATGATGCACGCAAACACACGCTCAATTGGCCTACACGGTTCAAAATAATTAAAGGAATAGCAAGAGGCCTTCTTTATCTCCACCAGGATTCAAGATTAACAATAATTCACAGAGATCTCAAAGCAAGCAACATCCTTCTGGACGCAGAAATGACTCCCAAAATTTCAGATTTTGGTATGGCAAGAATCTTTGGTGCAAACCAGAATCATGCAAACACTAAGAGGATTGTTGGGACATA G
- the LOC127336117 gene encoding G-type lectin S-receptor-like serine/threonine-protein kinase B120 isoform X1, with protein MPPTLLYPSRKTKKTALIPVFISIFLFLSSFCKPDDQLTHAKPLTRGDILISKGGDFALGFFSPSSSNNSFYLGIWYHNLTGPRTVVWTANRDNPITTPSSPILTITNSFDLVLSDSEGRNIWMTTRNITAGSVGGGDGAGAYAVLLNSGNFVLRSPNGVDIWQSFDHPTDTLLPTMRFLVSYKAKVVGRLVAWKGQDDPSSGDFSCSGDPSSPTLQSLILHGTVPYYRSNVLNGVSVSGGTYLSNVSSIVYEMAINVGDEFYYMFTVSDGLPATRLMLDYTGTLRSLSWNYQLSSWKVISESPKASCDIYGWCGSFSYCDLTDTVPTCKCLDGFEPDNLNFSSCRRTQELKCGKQSKFVTLPGMKVPDKFLHIKNRSFDECMAECNRNCSCTAYAYANLSSAGAEADPTRCLIWIGNLIDTGKSVNYGENLYLRLAESTVNKKSSSLKIVISIIAFLLLPTCIALVWTYKYRGGKWKKKESQKKLMRRYFSTSNEFEAENAEFSFVSYEDILSATKHFADSNLLGWGGFGKVYKGTLEGRYDVAVKRLSKGSGQGTTEFKNEVVLIAKLQHKNLVRLLGCCIREDEKLLVYEYLPNKSLDAFLFDDARKHTLNWPTRFKIIKGIARGLLYLHQDSRLTIIHRDLKASNILLDAEMTPKISDFGMARIFGANQNHANTKRIVGTYGYMSPEYAMGGTFSVKTDTYSFGVLLLEIVSGLKITSPQLKTNFCSLITYAWRLWEGGEATELVDSSIVSSCPLHQVLLCIHVGLLCVQDHPNDRPDMSSVMLMLENENALLPAPKQPAYYALSNSEGGEAIEIIQNSVNAMSITTLEGR; from the exons ATGCCACCCACTTTGCTATATCCTAGCAGGAAAACGAAGAAAACGGCCTTAATTCCTGTTTTCATTTCCATCTTCCTGTTTCTGAGTTCATTCTGCAAACCTGATGACCAGCTCACACATGCAAAGCCACTCACCCGAGGCGACATACTCATCTCCAAAGGTGGGGACTTTGCTCTCGGCTTCTTTTCCCCCAGCAGCTCCAACAACAGCTTTTACCTTGGGATATGGTACCACAACCTCACCGGACCACGCACCGTCGTGTGGACCGCCAACCGAGACAACCCAATCACCACACCCTCATCTCCGATTCTCACCATTACAAATAGTTTTGACCTGGTGTTGTCAGACTCTGAAGGCCGCAATATTTGGATGACAACAAGGAATATCACTGCTGGTTCGgttggaggtggagatggagctgGAGCTTACGCAGTGCTACTCAACTCAGGGAACTTTGTTCTCCGGTCGCCGAATGGCGTGGACATATGGCAGAGCTTTGATCACCCAACTGACACACTACTTCCAACCATGAGATTTTTGGTGAGCTACAAGGCAAAAGTCGTTGGGCGCCTTGTTGCTTGGAAGGGCCAGGATGACCCGTCCTCTGGAGACTTCTCATGCAGCGGCGACCCTAGCTCACCGACCCTTCAGAGTTTGATTTTGCATGGCACCGTGCCATATTACCGCAGCAACGTCTTGAACGGGGTGTCGGTGTCCGGTGGCACATATCTAAGCAATGTCAGCTCCATTGTGTATGAAATGGCCATCAACGTCGGGGATGAATTCTACTACATGTTCACTGTCTCTGATGGCTTACCGGCTACGCGTTTGATGCTTGACTACACGGGCACACTGAGGTCTCTAAGCTGGAACTACCAATTATCGTCATGGAAAGTCATTTCTGAGAGTCCCAAAGCTTCTTGCGACATCTATGGCTGGTGTGGTTCGTTCAGCTACTGCGACCTCACTGATACCGTCCCAACATGCAAGTGCCTCGATGGATTTGAGCCTGACAATCTTAACTTTTCAAGTTGTCGGAGAACACAAGAACTGAAATGCGGTAAGCAAAGTAAGTTTGTGACCTTGCCTGGCATGAAGGTCCCTGATAAGTTCTTGCATATAAAGAACAGAAGTTTCGATGAGTGCATGGCCGAATGTAACAGAAACTGCTCATGTACGGCATATGCTTACGCCAACTTGAGCAGTGCCGGTGCAGAAGCTGACCCAACAAGATGCTTGATTTGGATAGGGAATCTGATCGACACGGGGAAGTCCGTTAACTATGGCGAGAACCTATACCTTCGCCTTGCAGAGTCTACTG TTAACAAGAAGAGCAGTTCACTAAAGATTGTGATCTCGATTATAGCATTCCTGCTGCTACCGACATGCATAGCCCTTGTCTGGACCTACAAGTACAGAG GCGGCAAATGGAAAAAGAAGGAAAGCCAGAAGAAACTAATGCGTCGATACTTTAGTACATCCAACGAATTTGAAGCTGAAAATGCAGAATTTTCATTTGTTAGCTATGAAGACATACTTTCAGCAACAAAACATTTCGCTGATTCCAACTTGCTTGGATGGGGAGGTTTTGGCAAAGTTTATAAG GGCACATTGGAAGGTCGATATGATGTTGCAGTCAAAAGGCTCAGTAAGGGTTCTGGACAAGGTACAACGGAGTTCAAAAATGAAGTAGTTCTAATTGCCAAGTTGCAGCACAAGAACCTTGTCAGACTTCTTGGTTGTTGCATTCGGGAAGATGAGAAGTTACTTGTCTACGAATACTTACCTAACAAAAGTTTGGATGCCTTTCTGTTTG ATGATGCACGCAAACACACGCTCAATTGGCCTACACGGTTCAAAATAATTAAAGGAATAGCAAGAGGCCTTCTTTATCTCCACCAGGATTCAAGATTAACAATAATTCACAGAGATCTCAAAGCAAGCAACATCCTTCTGGACGCAGAAATGACTCCCAAAATTTCAGATTTTGGTATGGCAAGAATCTTTGGTGCAAACCAGAATCATGCAAACACTAAGAGGATTGTTGGGACATA TGGTTACATGTCGCCTGAATATGCGATGGGAGGTACCTTTTCTGTGAAAACAGACACTTATAGTTTCGGCGTTCTTCTCTTGGAGATTGTTAGTGGCTTGAAGATCACTTCACCTCAGCTCAAAACAAACTTTTGTAGCCTTATAACTTAT GCGTGGAGATTATGGGAAGGTGGAGAAGCAACTGAACTGGTGGACTCTTCAATTGTTTCAAGCTGCCCACTTCATCAAGTTCTGCTTTGCATTCATGTGGGACTCTTGTGTGTTCAAGACCATCCTAATGATAGGCCAGATATGTCATCCGTTATGCTTATGTTAGAGAATGAAAATGCGCTGCTTCCAGCCCCAAAGCAACCTGCATATTATGCTCTCAGTAATTCTGAAGGTGGAGAAGCAATAGAGATCATACAGAACTCCGTGAATGCAATGAGTATCACAACACTTGAGGGTCGTTAG